A genomic region of Halobacteriovorax sp. JY17 contains the following coding sequences:
- a CDS encoding cupin-like domain-containing protein yields the protein MVTDKFKKIKIPILLRTKFNLYFVLLHIFKNSEFLINGKKKALIEINKKTSLKNFDNSPKEVERKKNLSEKDFLKYLKAGVPVIFDKEALEWPATKKWSFDFLEEHYGDEKFPIVSKKGLDEKYQDPSLPKDGEMISIKELVKSWKNKENNYLRFCKIMEFFPELQKDFNLSWLEKMRQCFIGFSYQSFIGPAKRVTTWHCGMTAFFFVTVTGTKDWEMYPADLSPLMNVGHDGFGYYFSDKDEDEISELIKEIKPYKCTLEPGDILFIPAWMWHRVENQTDTIGVSYRFANIRGILRFPVLTTIRFFFTNPSFLTVIKNSFKKKSDHDNALTPKLYVK from the coding sequence ATGGTTACCGACAAATTTAAGAAAATTAAAATTCCTATTCTTCTGAGGACAAAATTCAACCTCTACTTTGTCCTGCTTCATATTTTTAAAAACAGTGAATTTCTTATCAATGGCAAAAAGAAGGCGCTAATTGAAATTAACAAGAAAACGAGTTTAAAAAACTTTGATAACTCTCCTAAAGAAGTCGAGAGAAAGAAAAATTTATCTGAAAAAGATTTTTTAAAATACCTTAAGGCCGGTGTACCTGTAATATTTGATAAAGAAGCTCTAGAATGGCCCGCCACCAAGAAGTGGAGCTTTGATTTCTTAGAGGAACATTACGGAGATGAAAAGTTTCCAATTGTTTCAAAGAAAGGACTAGATGAAAAATATCAAGACCCATCTCTTCCTAAAGACGGTGAAATGATTTCTATCAAAGAGCTCGTTAAAAGCTGGAAAAATAAAGAAAACAACTATCTTCGCTTTTGTAAAATAATGGAGTTTTTTCCAGAACTTCAAAAAGATTTCAATCTTAGTTGGCTCGAAAAAATGAGACAATGCTTTATCGGCTTTAGTTATCAATCTTTTATTGGCCCAGCCAAAAGAGTCACGACGTGGCACTGTGGAATGACTGCTTTCTTCTTTGTTACTGTGACTGGAACTAAAGACTGGGAAATGTATCCTGCCGACCTTTCTCCCTTAATGAATGTAGGTCATGACGGGTTTGGCTATTACTTCTCAGACAAGGATGAAGATGAGATTAGTGAATTAATTAAAGAGATCAAGCCTTACAAGTGCACGCTTGAGCCTGGTGATATTCTCTTTATTCCAGCCTGGATGTGGCATCGAGTTGAAAACCAAACCGATACAATTGGAGTTAGTTACCGCTTTGCAAATATTAGAGGGATTCTTCGCTTTCCTGTTCTTACGACTATTAGATTCTTTTTTACTAATCCATCTTTTCTAACGGTGATTAAGAATAGTTTTAAAAAGAAATCTGATCATGACAATGCCTTAACCCCAAAACTTTATGTGAAATAA
- a CDS encoding glycosyltransferase family 2 protein produces the protein MVNDPLVTIIIPMYNESATIGTLLGHLVQLQGNYEIIVIDDASTDESQKIVKKFPSVKLVTHGENLGKADAIQSGLRISSGEIILIQDADLEYPTTNIPRLIEPIVKNETSVVYGRRINVESFLPVSLIAKFTTSQLVWLLFGKSVQDINTGHKVFKRSCLDRLTLSSKGFSFCVEVTIKLIQGSICILEVPIDYYPRTKREGKKISIFDGFKIVKTIFSLKLQKNGK, from the coding sequence GTGGTTAATGACCCATTAGTAACAATTATAATTCCTATGTATAACGAAAGTGCTACTATTGGGACATTGTTGGGACATTTAGTTCAACTTCAAGGCAATTATGAAATAATTGTCATTGATGATGCTTCAACTGATGAAAGCCAAAAAATTGTAAAGAAATTTCCTTCTGTAAAGTTAGTCACTCATGGAGAAAACCTTGGAAAGGCTGATGCTATTCAATCTGGATTAAGAATTTCTTCAGGGGAGATCATTCTAATTCAGGATGCAGATTTAGAATACCCAACGACTAATATTCCAAGATTAATTGAACCAATAGTTAAGAATGAGACGAGCGTAGTCTATGGTAGACGTATAAATGTTGAAAGTTTTTTACCCGTTTCTCTAATTGCAAAATTTACAACATCCCAGCTTGTTTGGTTACTCTTTGGAAAATCTGTTCAGGATATAAATACAGGTCATAAAGTATTTAAGAGGTCGTGTTTAGATAGACTAACATTAAGTTCTAAAGGGTTTTCTTTTTGTGTGGAGGTAACAATTAAACTTATTCAAGGGTCGATTTGTATTCTTGAGGTTCCAATTGATTATTATCCAAGAACAAAGAGAGAAGGAAAGAAAATTTCTATCTTTGACGGGTTTAAAATAGTAAAAACAATATTCTCACTAAAACTACAAAAGAATGGAAAATGA
- a CDS encoding 2Fe-2S iron-sulfur cluster-binding protein codes for MPTVSLVQVTENGELIDEETLSFEIEAGENLWVGLELAGHVLPSGCLAGSCGTCRINVLEGSDNLSKLSVIENDTVEHIKGSYKEAYGETWLEGKEIRLSCRAKVTGDVKIHILKK; via the coding sequence ATGCCCACCGTGTCACTTGTGCAAGTCACCGAAAATGGAGAACTCATAGATGAGGAGACTCTTTCTTTTGAAATTGAAGCTGGTGAAAACCTATGGGTTGGTCTCGAGTTAGCAGGCCATGTTCTCCCGAGCGGATGCCTAGCAGGATCTTGTGGAACCTGTAGAATCAATGTTTTAGAAGGAAGTGATAACCTATCCAAACTAAGCGTTATTGAGAATGATACTGTAGAGCACATCAAAGGCTCTTATAAAGAAGCGTACGGTGAAACTTGGCTAGAAGGAAAAGAGATTAGACTCTCTTGTAGAGCTAAAGTGACAGGAGATGTGAAAATTCATATTTTAAAGAAGTGA
- a CDS encoding NAD(P)/FAD-dependent oxidoreductase — protein sequence MSKIYDVAIIGGGSAGVMAALRTVLNNDETILFPGTGKDKKKSRAMWVTKVENMPGHLEYKKGIENPNRESLNWLSTESDLKDKFTWLKNRGVTEVKKNGEVFELTDNKGEVYQANYVILCTGVMDVQPKIDGDIEPVFPYANNQTIDYCLRCDGHHVYGKKTGIIGHTNGAGWVAAMLYERYKTPQMMIFTHGEAPELDDEVKDLIERYGIEVYEGEIFSIKGDTKTGKLEGFEVEGSGIVEVEMSFVSLGMIVYNELAKKLGAEVDERGFVITNGKGETNIEGLYVAGDLRAGVKKQIYTAWDTAVDSADDINARIRRRVRNS from the coding sequence ATGAGTAAAATATATGATGTTGCAATTATTGGCGGAGGATCTGCCGGTGTGATGGCCGCTCTTAGAACAGTCTTAAATAACGATGAGACTATTCTCTTTCCTGGAACGGGAAAAGATAAGAAGAAGTCTCGTGCGATGTGGGTGACGAAAGTTGAGAATATGCCGGGACATCTTGAGTATAAGAAAGGAATTGAAAATCCAAATAGAGAGTCCCTCAATTGGTTATCAACCGAGAGTGACCTAAAAGATAAGTTTACATGGTTAAAAAATAGAGGTGTAACTGAAGTTAAAAAGAATGGAGAAGTGTTTGAGCTTACTGATAATAAGGGTGAGGTCTATCAAGCCAACTATGTCATTCTTTGCACAGGTGTAATGGACGTTCAACCAAAGATTGACGGAGATATTGAACCAGTATTCCCTTATGCCAATAATCAAACTATCGATTACTGCCTTCGTTGTGATGGACACCATGTTTATGGAAAAAAGACTGGAATAATCGGTCACACTAATGGAGCTGGTTGGGTCGCGGCCATGCTCTATGAAAGGTATAAAACTCCTCAAATGATGATCTTCACTCACGGTGAAGCTCCTGAGCTTGACGACGAAGTAAAGGATCTTATCGAGAGATATGGAATTGAAGTTTATGAGGGTGAAATATTCTCAATCAAAGGTGATACAAAGACTGGAAAGCTGGAAGGGTTTGAAGTTGAAGGTTCTGGAATTGTAGAAGTTGAAATGAGTTTTGTTTCCCTTGGAATGATTGTCTACAATGAACTTGCAAAAAAACTGGGCGCAGAAGTAGATGAGAGAGGGTTTGTCATCACTAATGGAAAAGGTGAAACGAATATTGAAGGTCTCTATGTGGCAGGAGATCTGCGCGCTGGTGTAAAAAAGCAAATCTATACTGCTTGGGACACAGCCGTTGATAGTGCTGATGATATTAATGCGAGAATAAGAAGAAGAGTCCGTAACTCATGA
- a CDS encoding Glu/Leu/Phe/Val dehydrogenase dimerization domain-containing protein: protein MSFERLYKDGHEEVIFFSDPSCNLKAIVAIHNTTLGPALGGTRMWPYASEEEAINDVLRLSKGMTYKAAVSGLNLGGGKAVIIGDPDKDKSEALFRSYGRFLESLNGRYITAEDVNIGVQDIEHVFTETGNVCGVAKIHGGSGNPSPYTAKGVFRGIEAACMKVYGDRSPKGKTVALQGAGSVGRYLAKFLDEAGAKVVVCDINERNIQLLKEAVPAVEVVGVNDIYDVDCDIYAPCALGATVNDDTIDRLKCKIVAGAANNQLAEDRHGEILRQKGILYAPDYLINAGGLMNVSIEFEGWSDSKSSRMVDTIYDTTLKIFAISDEQNIPVNKAADVLAESRIESIRNISGKYLGNLGHRFPGRKTRN, encoded by the coding sequence ATGAGCTTTGAAAGATTATATAAAGATGGACACGAAGAAGTGATTTTCTTCAGTGATCCTAGTTGTAATCTAAAAGCAATTGTTGCTATTCACAACACAACACTAGGACCAGCTCTTGGTGGAACTAGAATGTGGCCGTACGCTTCGGAAGAAGAAGCAATTAACGATGTTCTTAGGCTTTCAAAAGGTATGACTTATAAAGCTGCTGTTTCAGGATTAAATCTTGGTGGTGGTAAGGCCGTTATTATCGGTGATCCTGATAAGGATAAGTCGGAAGCTCTTTTTAGATCTTACGGAAGATTTCTTGAGTCTTTAAATGGAAGATATATAACAGCAGAAGATGTAAATATTGGTGTTCAAGATATCGAACACGTCTTTACTGAAACTGGTAATGTTTGTGGTGTTGCTAAAATTCATGGTGGTTCAGGTAACCCTTCTCCATATACAGCGAAAGGTGTATTTAGAGGAATTGAAGCTGCATGTATGAAAGTATATGGAGATCGTTCTCCAAAAGGTAAAACAGTTGCTCTTCAAGGGGCAGGTTCTGTTGGTAGATACCTTGCTAAGTTCTTAGATGAAGCAGGAGCAAAAGTTGTTGTTTGCGACATTAACGAAAGAAATATTCAATTACTAAAGGAAGCTGTTCCTGCAGTAGAAGTTGTTGGTGTTAATGATATTTACGATGTTGATTGTGATATCTACGCTCCATGTGCTCTTGGTGCAACAGTGAATGATGACACTATTGATAGATTAAAATGTAAAATCGTTGCAGGTGCTGCAAATAACCAACTTGCAGAAGATCGTCATGGTGAAATTCTTAGACAGAAAGGAATTCTCTACGCTCCAGATTACCTAATCAATGCTGGTGGACTAATGAACGTTTCAATTGAATTTGAAGGTTGGTCTGATTCTAAGTCTTCAAGAATGGTTGATACAATTTATGATACAACTCTTAAGATTTTTGCAATTTCAGATGAGCAGAATATCCCAGTGAATAAAGCTGCCGACGTTCTTGCTGAAAGTAGAATTGAATCGATCAGAAATATCAGTGGAAAGTACCTAGGTAACTTGGGTCACAGATTCCCTGGTAGAAAAACTAGAAATTAA
- a CDS encoding radical SAM protein translates to MNKLNVTLIRAPYVIPKSSVFGNQGTPSLGLAYLAGTVDKLGHNVTCIDSFAKGIDTFTPIKDTNLLINGMPNEQTLSLISSETDILGISCMFSSDWINTIELVKMIREKFPNLVIVLGGEHVTADHEYILTTYKKEVSLCILGEGEQKLANLLNIYSENPDHLYSAPGITFFDHKSEAIITNDGDYRVKNLESIPLPKWDGLEIDTFHDRLLGMSMIGKRTMPMLLSRGCPYQCTFCSSAKMWTTRWVARDYYEVIEEIKMYKDLYNINHIDFYDLTAIINRQWSIDFCKEMIRQEINLTWSLPSGTRSEALTFEVLDLLKRSGCTKITYAPETGSLRMSKLVKKKVNLKKMLASMKNAVKVGLIVKANIIFGFPEEKFMDRVYNFIFIFRMALVGIHDVPCFGFTPYPGSELFDELLEKGIIKRDENYYEFMSNLIYTKPFNNKSWNNEVSDYMIPFLSLGGMAFFYSLQYLFRPIRFFNLVTNVVKDTPQTMLEVAFANMYKDFVKGRRLQK, encoded by the coding sequence ATGAATAAACTAAATGTAACGCTCATTAGAGCACCTTATGTGATCCCAAAAAGTTCAGTGTTCGGTAATCAGGGAACACCATCGCTGGGCCTTGCCTACTTGGCCGGCACTGTTGATAAGCTTGGACATAATGTGACTTGCATAGACTCCTTTGCTAAAGGAATAGATACATTTACGCCTATTAAAGATACTAATCTTTTAATTAATGGTATGCCAAATGAGCAGACCTTAAGTCTTATTTCTTCTGAGACAGATATTCTCGGAATCTCTTGCATGTTTTCTAGTGATTGGATTAATACTATTGAACTTGTAAAAATGATAAGAGAAAAGTTCCCAAACCTCGTCATTGTCCTAGGTGGTGAGCATGTTACAGCGGATCATGAATATATATTAACAACATATAAGAAAGAAGTTTCTCTTTGTATTCTAGGAGAGGGTGAGCAAAAACTAGCAAACCTTTTAAATATTTACAGTGAAAATCCTGACCATTTATATAGTGCTCCCGGGATTACATTCTTTGATCATAAGTCTGAAGCCATAATTACAAATGATGGTGACTATAGGGTGAAAAATTTAGAAAGCATACCTCTTCCAAAATGGGATGGATTAGAGATAGACACTTTTCATGATCGATTACTTGGAATGTCTATGATTGGTAAGAGGACAATGCCAATGCTCCTATCTAGGGGATGCCCCTATCAATGTACTTTTTGTTCAAGTGCAAAAATGTGGACGACCCGTTGGGTGGCGAGAGATTACTATGAAGTAATTGAAGAAATAAAAATGTATAAAGATCTCTATAATATAAATCATATTGATTTCTATGATCTTACTGCAATCATTAATAGGCAATGGTCGATTGATTTCTGTAAAGAAATGATCCGGCAAGAAATCAATCTAACATGGTCCTTACCTTCTGGGACAAGATCGGAAGCTTTAACTTTTGAAGTACTTGACTTACTAAAGAGAAGTGGGTGTACCAAGATTACTTATGCTCCTGAGACTGGTTCTCTTAGAATGAGTAAGCTTGTTAAAAAGAAGGTTAATTTAAAGAAGATGTTAGCCTCAATGAAAAATGCAGTAAAAGTAGGACTTATTGTAAAGGCCAATATTATATTTGGATTTCCTGAAGAAAAGTTTATGGATAGAGTTTATAATTTTATCTTTATCTTTAGAATGGCATTAGTGGGAATTCATGATGTGCCTTGCTTTGGATTTACACCATATCCTGGTAGTGAGCTATTTGATGAGTTACTTGAGAAAGGAATAATCAAGAGAGATGAGAATTACTATGAGTTCATGTCTAATTTGATTTATACAAAACCTTTTAATAATAAGTCTTGGAATAATGAGGTTTCTGATTACATGATTCCTTTTTTAAGCCTTGGAGGAATGGCATTCTTCTACTCTTTGCAATACTTGTTTAGGCCAATAAGATTTTTTAATTTAGTGACGAATGTTGTGAAAGATACACCTCAGACAATGTTAGAGGTCGCGTTTGCAAATATGTATAAGGACTTTGTAAAAGGTCGAAGATTGCAGAAATAA